One genomic segment of Mycolicibacterium gilvum includes these proteins:
- the nuoL gene encoding NADH-quinone oxidoreductase subunit L, which yields MTLPVWLLIAVPLAGAAILLLAGRRCDAWGHLLGTAAALASFGCAAVMFTGMLGRDPEQRAVHETLFSWVPVGDLRVDFGLQLDQLSMCFALLITGVGSLIHIYSIGYMASGAQPAERPDDPGRSRRLFFAYLNLFVAAMLLLVLADNYLGLYMGWEGVGLASYLLIGFWSHKPSAATAAKKAFVVNRVGDVGLAVALMVMFASVGAVGFDAVFEAAPQLGDGTLTAIGLTLLLAACGKSAQVPLQSWLGDAMEGPTPVSALIHAATMVTAGVYLIVRSGPVFDLAPHAQTAVVIVGAVTLLFGAVIGCAKDDIKKALAASTMSQIGYMVLAAGLGPAGYAFAIMHLLTHGFFKAGLFLGAGSVMHAMNDEVDMRRYGGLRTALPITFVTFGLGYLAIIGIPPLAGFFSKDGIIEAALGAGGVKGVILGGVTILGAGITAFYMTRVMLMTFFGTRRWEGSGAHPHEAPAVMTWPMILLAIGSVTAGAALAIGGTLEHWLEPVVGAQEIHHVLPVWVVTVIVLSVVAVGVAIAYRMYGARPVPADVPPGSALTVAARRDLYGDTVNERVLMRPGMTFTRRLVELDDEAVDGAGAGLGAGVSRVSERLRQWQTGFARSYALSMLAGTAIVVGMILAVNLW from the coding sequence ATGACGCTACCCGTGTGGCTTCTCATCGCAGTGCCGCTGGCCGGTGCGGCGATCCTGCTGCTGGCCGGACGCCGCTGCGATGCGTGGGGCCATCTGCTCGGCACCGCGGCGGCCCTCGCCTCGTTCGGTTGTGCCGCAGTGATGTTCACCGGCATGCTGGGCCGAGATCCCGAGCAGCGCGCGGTGCACGAGACGCTGTTCAGCTGGGTGCCCGTCGGCGATCTTCGCGTCGATTTCGGTCTGCAACTGGACCAGCTGTCGATGTGCTTCGCCCTGCTGATCACCGGCGTCGGATCCCTGATCCACATCTACTCGATCGGCTACATGGCTTCGGGAGCGCAGCCTGCGGAGCGACCCGATGACCCCGGGCGGAGTCGACGTCTATTTTTCGCCTACCTCAACCTGTTCGTCGCCGCGATGCTGCTGCTGGTCCTGGCCGACAACTACCTCGGGCTCTACATGGGTTGGGAGGGTGTGGGTCTCGCGTCCTACCTGCTGATCGGGTTCTGGTCGCACAAGCCGTCGGCGGCCACGGCGGCGAAGAAGGCGTTCGTCGTGAACCGTGTCGGCGACGTCGGACTCGCCGTGGCACTGATGGTGATGTTCGCGTCGGTCGGCGCCGTCGGGTTCGACGCTGTCTTCGAGGCGGCACCGCAACTCGGTGACGGCACGCTGACCGCGATCGGACTGACCCTGCTGCTCGCCGCCTGCGGCAAGTCGGCGCAGGTGCCGCTGCAGTCCTGGCTCGGCGATGCGATGGAGGGCCCGACACCGGTGTCGGCGCTCATCCACGCCGCGACGATGGTCACCGCCGGCGTGTATCTGATCGTGCGCTCGGGGCCCGTGTTCGACCTCGCGCCGCACGCCCAGACGGCGGTGGTCATCGTCGGGGCGGTCACGCTGCTGTTCGGTGCGGTGATCGGATGCGCGAAGGACGACATCAAGAAGGCCCTCGCCGCGTCGACGATGAGCCAGATCGGCTACATGGTGCTGGCCGCCGGACTGGGTCCTGCCGGTTATGCGTTCGCGATCATGCATCTGCTGACCCACGGCTTCTTCAAGGCCGGCCTGTTCCTGGGCGCCGGTTCGGTGATGCACGCGATGAACGACGAGGTCGACATGCGCCGCTACGGAGGTCTGCGCACGGCGCTGCCGATCACCTTCGTCACGTTCGGGCTCGGATACCTCGCGATCATCGGGATTCCGCCGCTGGCCGGGTTCTTCTCCAAGGACGGCATCATCGAGGCGGCACTCGGTGCGGGCGGCGTCAAGGGTGTGATCCTGGGCGGCGTCACGATTCTGGGGGCTGGGATCACGGCGTTCTACATGACCCGGGTGATGCTGATGACGTTCTTCGGCACGAGGCGCTGGGAGGGTTCGGGCGCACATCCGCACGAGGCACCCGCGGTGATGACGTGGCCGATGATCCTGCTGGCGATCGGCTCGGTGACCGCCGGCGCGGCGCTGGCGATCGGAGGCACTCTCGAGCACTGGCTGGAACCGGTGGTGGGGGCACAGGAGATCCACCACGTCCTGCCGGTGTGGGTCGTCACGGTGATCGTGTTGTCGGTGGTGGCCGTCGGGGTGGCGATCGCGTACCGCATGTACGGCGCCCGCCCCGTCCCCGCCGACGTGCCGCCCGGGTCCGCGTTGACCGTGGCCGCGAGGCGGGATCTCTACGGCGACACCGTCAACGAACGGGTGCTGATGCGGCCGGGGATGACCTTCACCCGCCGTCTGGTCGAACTCGACGACGAGGCGGTCGACGGTGCCGGCGCCGGGCTGGGCGCGGGCGTCTCCCGGGTCTCAGAGCGGTTGCGGCAGTGGCAGACCGGGTTCGCCCGCTCTTACGCGCTGTCGATGTTGGCCGGTACGGCGATCGTGGTGGGGATGATTCTGGCGGTGAATCTGTGGTGA
- the nuoI gene encoding NADH-quinone oxidoreductase subunit NuoI has translation MPKFLDAVAGFGVTFGSMFKKPVTEEYPEKPGPVAKRYHGRHQLNRYADGLEKCIGCELCAWACPADAIFVEGADNTEAERYSPGERYGRVYQINYLRCIGCGLCIEACPTRALTMTNDYEMADDNRADLIYGKDKLLAPLEPGMGAPPHAMAPGATDEDYYRGTVSPSAEADAR, from the coding sequence ATGCCTAAGTTCCTCGACGCTGTCGCCGGATTCGGTGTCACCTTCGGCTCGATGTTCAAGAAGCCGGTCACCGAGGAGTACCCGGAGAAGCCTGGGCCCGTCGCCAAGCGCTACCACGGGCGCCATCAACTGAACCGGTATGCCGACGGGCTGGAGAAGTGCATCGGCTGCGAACTGTGTGCATGGGCCTGCCCGGCGGACGCGATCTTCGTCGAGGGCGCCGACAACACCGAGGCCGAGCGTTACTCCCCCGGCGAGCGGTACGGCCGGGTGTACCAGATCAACTATCTGCGCTGCATCGGATGCGGCCTGTGCATCGAGGCCTGCCCGACCCGCGCGCTGACGATGACCAACGACTACGAGATGGCCGACGACAACCGCGCCGACCTGATCTACGGCAAGGACAAGCTGCTGGCGCCGCTGGAACCGGGCATGGGGGCGCCGCCACACGCGATGGCCCCCGGCGCCACCGACGAGGACTACTACCGTGGCACCGTCTCGCCATCGGCAGAGGCGGATGCCAGGTGA
- the nuoN gene encoding NADH-quinone oxidoreductase subunit NuoN, producing the protein MNTLTPLPTPTVEYFFLSPMLIVLGAAVLGVLVEALLPRHLRYRAQAGLSLAALLAAFVAVVMVARDLPADGAVSAVMGAVAVDMPALFLQGTILAVGVLGVLLIGERQIGVVEDSENGRGLDAFTPQASAVAGSVAEKVAARAGNIQTEVFPLTMFAVAGMLLFPAADDLLTMFIALEVLSLPLYLLCGLARRRRLLSQESAVKYFLLGAFSSAFFLYGAAMLYGYAGTLSFPGIADAVADGTGTTSLGLIGVALLLVGILFKIGAVPFHSWIPDVYQGAPTPITAFMAAATKIAAFGAMLRLFYVALPGLRDDWRPVLWAIAILTMVVGTVTAVTQTDVKRMLGYSAVAHTGFILTGVIAGNDAGVSSTLFYLFAYGFSTVGAFAVVGLVRNSDGEEDTAMARWAGLGKRYPLVGIVFSLFLLAFAGIPLTSGFVGKFAVFKAAGEGGAIPLVVVGVVASAIAAYFYVRVIVLMFFTDSPDDAPAVVVPSVLTTAVVTVTAAVTFMLGALPQPLLDLADSADRFF; encoded by the coding sequence ATGAACACGCTGACCCCTCTACCGACACCGACTGTCGAATACTTCTTCCTGTCACCGATGCTGATCGTGCTGGGCGCCGCGGTGCTCGGGGTGCTCGTCGAGGCGCTCCTCCCGCGCCACCTGCGCTACCGCGCCCAGGCGGGCCTGAGCCTCGCGGCATTGCTCGCCGCGTTCGTCGCCGTCGTCATGGTGGCCAGGGATCTGCCGGCCGACGGGGCTGTTTCGGCGGTCATGGGCGCCGTCGCGGTCGATATGCCCGCGCTGTTCCTCCAGGGCACCATCCTGGCGGTCGGGGTGCTCGGCGTCCTGCTGATCGGCGAACGCCAGATCGGGGTTGTCGAGGACTCCGAGAACGGCCGCGGGCTGGACGCTTTCACCCCGCAGGCCTCGGCGGTGGCCGGCAGCGTCGCCGAGAAGGTGGCCGCCAGGGCGGGCAACATCCAGACCGAGGTCTTCCCGCTGACGATGTTCGCGGTGGCCGGCATGCTGTTGTTCCCGGCCGCCGACGACCTGTTGACGATGTTCATCGCGCTCGAGGTGTTGTCGCTGCCGCTGTACCTGCTGTGCGGTCTGGCCCGGCGCCGCCGGCTGCTGTCGCAGGAATCGGCGGTGAAATACTTTCTGCTCGGGGCGTTCTCGTCGGCCTTCTTCCTGTACGGCGCCGCGATGCTGTACGGCTATGCGGGCACGCTGAGCTTTCCGGGGATCGCGGATGCGGTGGCCGACGGCACCGGGACCACCTCGTTGGGTCTGATCGGCGTCGCCCTGCTGCTGGTCGGCATCCTGTTCAAAATCGGTGCGGTGCCGTTCCATTCGTGGATTCCCGACGTCTATCAGGGAGCTCCGACCCCGATCACGGCGTTCATGGCGGCCGCGACGAAGATCGCCGCGTTCGGTGCGATGCTCCGGCTGTTCTACGTCGCCCTGCCCGGACTTCGCGACGACTGGCGGCCGGTGCTGTGGGCGATCGCGATCCTGACCATGGTCGTCGGCACCGTCACCGCGGTGACCCAGACCGACGTCAAACGCATGCTGGGATATTCGGCGGTGGCCCACACCGGTTTCATCCTGACCGGTGTCATCGCCGGCAACGACGCGGGCGTGTCGTCGACGCTGTTCTATCTGTTCGCCTACGGGTTCTCCACGGTCGGCGCCTTCGCCGTCGTGGGCCTGGTGCGGAACTCCGACGGCGAGGAGGACACCGCGATGGCCCGCTGGGCGGGCCTCGGGAAGCGATATCCGTTGGTGGGCATCGTGTTCTCGTTGTTCCTGCTCGCCTTCGCCGGCATTCCGCTGACGAGCGGTTTCGTCGGCAAGTTCGCGGTGTTCAAGGCCGCGGGTGAGGGCGGCGCCATCCCGTTGGTCGTCGTGGGCGTCGTCGCCAGCGCGATTGCGGCGTACTTCTACGTGCGGGTGATCGTGCTGATGTTCTTCACCGACAGCCCCGACGACGCACCGGCCGTGGTCGTTCCCAGCGTGTTGACCACCGCGGTGGTCACCGTGACCGCAGCCGTCACGTTCATGCTCGGCGCGCTGCCGCAACCACTTCTGGACCTGGCCGACTCGGCCGACCGGTTCTTCTGA
- a CDS encoding NADH-quinone oxidoreductase subunit J, translating to MTETILFWVMAVVSVGGALGVIAAPKAVYSAMSLAATMIALAVLYIAQGAPFLGVVQIVVYTGAVMMLFLFVLMMIGVDSSESLVETLRGQRIAALAVGLGFGILLIAGIGSVSATGIVGLDKANGGGNVEGLAALIFTKYLWAFELTGALLITAALGAMVLAHRERFQRRKTQRELAVERFAPGGHPTTLPNPGVYARHNAVDVPARLPDGSGSELSVSAILQVRPVPTDERSPGGEQ from the coding sequence GTGACCGAGACGATCCTGTTCTGGGTGATGGCCGTCGTCAGCGTCGGTGGCGCACTGGGGGTGATCGCCGCGCCGAAGGCCGTCTACTCGGCGATGTCACTGGCCGCCACCATGATTGCGCTCGCCGTCCTCTACATCGCCCAGGGTGCGCCGTTCCTGGGGGTCGTGCAGATCGTCGTCTACACCGGCGCGGTCATGATGCTGTTCCTCTTCGTGCTGATGATGATCGGTGTAGACTCCTCGGAATCCCTCGTGGAAACACTGCGCGGGCAACGGATCGCGGCGCTGGCGGTCGGTCTGGGCTTCGGCATCCTGCTCATCGCGGGCATCGGGTCGGTGTCCGCCACCGGCATCGTCGGTCTGGACAAGGCCAACGGCGGAGGCAACGTCGAGGGCCTCGCGGCGCTGATCTTCACGAAGTACCTGTGGGCGTTCGAGCTGACCGGCGCACTCCTGATCACCGCCGCACTCGGCGCGATGGTGCTGGCCCACCGAGAGCGGTTCCAGCGCCGAAAGACCCAGCGCGAACTCGCTGTCGAGCGCTTTGCGCCGGGCGGGCACCCGACGACACTGCCCAACCCCGGCGTGTACGCCCGCCACAATGCCGTCGACGTCCCCGCCCGGTTACCCGACGGGTCGGGCTCGGAGTTGTCGGTGAGCGCGATTCTGCAGGTGCGCCCCGTACCTACCGATGAGCGATCGCCCGGGGGTGAGCAGTGA
- the nuoH gene encoding NADH-quinone oxidoreductase subunit NuoH — MTYPDPTLFGHDPWWLILAKSLGVFVFLLLTVLAAILIERKILGRMQLRLGPNRVGPRGLLQSLADGIKLALKEGLVPAGVDKWIYLAAPVISVIPAFMAFAVIPLGPEVSVFGHRTALQLTDLPVAVLYILAVTSIGVYGIVLAGWASGSVYPLLGGLRSSAQVISYEIAMALSFVAVFIYAGTMSTSGIVAAQNDVWFIFLLLPSFLVYLTSMVGETNRAPFDLPEAEGELVGGFHTEYSSLKFAMFMLAEYVNMTTVSALATTLFLGGWHAPWPISIADGANSGWWPLLWFTAKVWLFLFFFMWLRATLPRMRYDQFMGLGWKLLIPVSLAWIAIVATTRAMQNQGYQGWVTALIGVTGVAAILASLLAWRALRARRRRTPHGPPAQSSDHGAFPVPPLPVKESADA, encoded by the coding sequence ATGACCTACCCCGACCCGACCCTGTTCGGCCATGACCCGTGGTGGCTGATCCTGGCGAAGTCGCTGGGGGTGTTCGTCTTCCTGCTGCTCACCGTCCTCGCCGCGATCCTCATCGAACGCAAGATCCTGGGACGGATGCAGTTGCGGTTGGGGCCCAACCGCGTCGGACCACGGGGACTGCTGCAGTCGCTGGCCGACGGCATCAAACTCGCGCTCAAGGAAGGCCTCGTACCCGCGGGGGTGGACAAGTGGATCTACCTTGCCGCACCGGTCATCTCGGTGATCCCCGCCTTCATGGCCTTCGCCGTGATCCCGCTGGGCCCGGAGGTGTCCGTGTTCGGCCACCGCACCGCCCTGCAACTGACCGACCTTCCCGTCGCGGTGCTCTACATCCTCGCGGTCACCTCGATCGGGGTGTACGGAATCGTGCTGGCCGGATGGGCGTCGGGATCGGTGTACCCCTTGCTGGGCGGGCTGCGATCCTCGGCGCAGGTGATCTCGTACGAGATCGCGATGGCGCTGTCGTTCGTCGCGGTCTTCATCTACGCGGGCACGATGTCGACGTCCGGAATCGTCGCCGCGCAGAACGACGTGTGGTTCATCTTCCTTCTGTTGCCGTCCTTCCTGGTCTACCTGACCTCGATGGTCGGCGAAACCAACCGGGCGCCTTTCGATCTCCCCGAGGCCGAAGGTGAACTGGTCGGCGGTTTCCACACCGAGTACTCGTCGTTGAAGTTCGCGATGTTCATGCTCGCCGAGTACGTCAACATGACGACCGTGTCCGCTCTGGCGACCACGCTGTTCCTCGGAGGCTGGCACGCGCCGTGGCCGATCAGCATCGCCGACGGCGCGAACAGCGGGTGGTGGCCACTGCTGTGGTTCACCGCGAAGGTGTGGCTGTTCCTGTTCTTCTTCATGTGGCTGCGCGCCACCCTGCCCCGGATGCGCTACGACCAGTTCATGGGGCTGGGCTGGAAGCTCCTGATCCCGGTCTCGCTGGCATGGATCGCGATCGTCGCCACGACCCGCGCGATGCAGAACCAGGGCTACCAGGGGTGGGTCACCGCGCTGATCGGTGTGACCGGTGTGGCGGCGATCCTCGCGTCACTGCTCGCGTGGCGGGCCCTGCGCGCCAGGAGACGTCGCACACCGCACGGTCCCCCCGCCCAGTCCTCTGACCACGGCGCCTTCCCGGTGCCGCCGTTACCGGTGAAGGAGTCCGCCGATGCCTAA
- the nuoK gene encoding NADH-quinone oxidoreductase subunit NuoK produces MNPDNYLYLSALLFTIGAAGVLLRRNAIVMFMCVELMLNAGNLAFVTFARVHGNLDGQVVAFFTMVVAACEVVIGLAIIMTIFRTRRSANVDAASLLRH; encoded by the coding sequence GTGAATCCCGACAACTACCTGTACCTGTCGGCCTTGCTGTTCACCATCGGCGCCGCGGGAGTGCTGCTGCGGCGCAACGCCATCGTGATGTTCATGTGTGTCGAGTTGATGTTGAACGCCGGGAACCTGGCCTTCGTCACGTTCGCCCGTGTCCACGGGAACCTCGACGGTCAGGTGGTCGCGTTCTTCACGATGGTCGTCGCCGCCTGCGAGGTCGTGATCGGCTTGGCGATCATCATGACGATCTTCCGGACGCGCCGGTCGGCAAACGTCGACGCGGCAAGCCTGCTGAGGCACTAG
- a CDS encoding NADH-quinone oxidoreductase subunit M gives MVTSFPLLTTLWVVPMVGAVAVLLLPAAARHLAKWTALVVSLVVLAVTGVIAVGFDPVGDQFQFVENYRWIPSFGTGYILGIDGIALSLVVLAAVLLPLLIIAGWNDAGDRLSWGGRSTHIYFALTLAVEGMVLISLVSLDILLFYVFFEAMLIPMYFLIGGFGGEHRGRAAVKFLLYNLVGGLIMLAAVVGLYVATATSDAFDAGTFDFRAIVAAVSSGEFAVDPVVMHLLFGGFMFAFAIKAPLWPLHRWLPDSAVEATPASAVLMMAIMDKVGTFGMIRYCLPLFPDSATLFGPAIITLAVIGIVYGAVVAIGQTDVMRLIAYTSISHFGFIILGIFVMTSQGQSGSTLYMVNHGISTAALFLIAGFLVSRRGSRLISAYGGVQKVAPVLAGTFLIAGLATLSLPGLAPFISEFLVLIGTFTRYPVFAVLAASALVLSAIYILWMYQRMMTGPVPPSLSEGENRIRDLVPRELVVVTPLIALLLLLGIYPKPALDIIDPAVAHTLTTVEQTDPAPRMAEGPVR, from the coding sequence GTGGTGACCTCTTTTCCGCTGCTGACAACCCTGTGGGTCGTCCCGATGGTCGGGGCGGTCGCGGTACTGCTGCTACCGGCCGCCGCGCGTCACCTCGCCAAGTGGACGGCGCTGGTCGTTTCGCTGGTGGTGCTGGCGGTGACCGGTGTGATCGCCGTGGGCTTCGATCCCGTCGGCGACCAGTTCCAGTTCGTCGAGAACTACCGCTGGATACCGTCTTTCGGCACCGGCTACATCCTTGGCATCGACGGTATCGCTCTGTCCCTGGTGGTTCTGGCGGCGGTGCTGCTCCCCCTGCTGATCATCGCCGGCTGGAACGATGCGGGTGACCGACTCAGCTGGGGCGGGCGTTCGACACACATCTACTTCGCGCTGACTCTGGCTGTCGAGGGCATGGTCCTGATCTCGCTGGTGTCGCTGGACATCCTGTTGTTCTACGTCTTCTTCGAGGCGATGCTCATCCCGATGTACTTCCTCATCGGGGGCTTCGGCGGCGAACATCGGGGCAGGGCCGCGGTGAAGTTCCTGCTGTACAACCTCGTCGGCGGGCTCATCATGCTCGCCGCGGTCGTCGGCCTGTACGTGGCCACGGCCACCAGCGACGCCTTCGACGCCGGGACGTTCGATTTCCGGGCGATCGTCGCCGCCGTGTCCAGCGGAGAGTTCGCCGTCGATCCCGTGGTGATGCATCTGCTGTTCGGCGGCTTCATGTTCGCGTTCGCGATCAAGGCGCCGCTGTGGCCGTTGCACCGCTGGCTGCCCGACTCGGCGGTCGAGGCCACCCCCGCCAGCGCCGTGCTGATGATGGCGATCATGGACAAGGTCGGCACGTTCGGCATGATCCGGTACTGCCTGCCGTTGTTCCCGGACTCGGCGACGCTGTTCGGCCCGGCGATCATCACGCTGGCGGTGATCGGCATCGTCTACGGCGCGGTCGTGGCGATCGGCCAGACCGATGTGATGAGGCTGATCGCCTACACCTCCATCTCGCATTTCGGTTTCATCATCCTGGGCATCTTCGTGATGACCAGTCAGGGCCAGTCCGGTTCGACGCTGTACATGGTCAATCACGGCATCTCCACCGCCGCGTTGTTCCTCATCGCCGGGTTCCTGGTGTCGCGGCGCGGATCCCGTCTCATCAGCGCCTACGGCGGCGTCCAGAAGGTCGCGCCGGTGCTGGCCGGAACCTTCCTGATCGCGGGCCTGGCGACGCTGTCGTTGCCGGGTCTGGCACCGTTCATCAGCGAGTTCCTGGTTCTGATCGGCACCTTCACGAGGTATCCCGTGTTCGCGGTGCTGGCCGCGAGCGCTCTGGTGCTCTCAGCGATCTACATCCTGTGGATGTACCAGCGGATGATGACCGGGCCGGTGCCCCCTTCACTATCCGAGGGAGAGAACAGGATTCGCGATCTCGTGCCTCGTGAGCTGGTGGTCGTCACACCGCTGATCGCACTTCTGCTGCTGCTCGGGATCTATCCGAAACCGGCGCTCGACATCATCGACCCGGCTGTCGCCCACACCCTCACCACCGTCGAACAGACCGACCCGGCACCCCGGATGGCGGAAGGCCCGGTGCGATGA
- a CDS encoding enoyl-CoA hydratase produces MTEDLVLTADHDGVRVITLNRPAARNALSRDLIRATYTALTSADDDDAVRAVVLTGADPAFCAGVDLKEAARDGLSYFAEFRTQSCIAAVAAMRTPVVGAINGATFTGGLEMALGCDFMVASERALFADTHARVGILPGGGMTARLPQLVGAAMARRLSMTGEVVDAARAERIGLVTEVVAHEHLLQRAIDLAHQIAEVPRPTMRGLKEIYTAGASVVVDPALAAEERIAFAQHRDFDGLGDRFSAVSQRNRDQIGGA; encoded by the coding sequence ATGACCGAAGATCTGGTGCTGACCGCCGACCACGACGGCGTGCGGGTGATCACCTTGAACCGCCCGGCCGCGAGGAACGCGCTCAGCCGCGACCTGATCCGCGCGACCTATACCGCGTTGACCTCCGCCGACGACGACGATGCCGTCCGCGCCGTCGTCCTCACCGGCGCGGATCCCGCGTTCTGCGCGGGTGTCGATCTGAAAGAGGCTGCCCGCGACGGTCTGTCGTACTTCGCCGAGTTCCGCACGCAGAGTTGCATCGCAGCCGTCGCGGCGATGCGGACACCGGTTGTCGGGGCGATCAACGGCGCCACCTTCACCGGCGGTCTGGAGATGGCCCTCGGATGTGACTTCATGGTCGCCTCCGAGCGCGCGCTGTTCGCCGACACCCATGCGCGGGTCGGGATCCTGCCGGGCGGCGGGATGACCGCGCGGTTGCCCCAGCTCGTCGGTGCGGCGATGGCCCGGCGGCTGTCGATGACCGGTGAGGTGGTCGACGCCGCCCGCGCCGAACGGATCGGGTTGGTGACCGAGGTGGTCGCGCACGAGCATCTCCTGCAGCGCGCGATCGACCTCGCGCACCAGATCGCCGAGGTGCCCCGCCCGACCATGCGCGGCCTCAAAGAGATCTACACCGCCGGCGCCTCGGTGGTGGTCGACCCCGCCCTGGCCGCCGAAGAGCGCATCGCGTTCGCCCAGCACCGCGATTTCGACGGCCTCGGCGACCGGTTCAGCGCGGTGTCGCAACGCAACCGGGACCAGATCGGCGGAGCCTGA
- a CDS encoding TetR/AcrR family transcriptional regulator, with protein MKTDSSAGGKATGAGRPRDPRIDAAILAATADLLVEIGYSNVTMAAVAERAGTTKTALYRRWSSKAELVHEAAFPVTPTAIQSPPGDIAADLRAMIEVTRDVFLSPVVRAALPGLIADMSANADLTGRIGARFTDLFAAVRARLQDAVERGEVRESVDPDRLVSLVGGATLLALLQTPDALASPSWVDSTTDILLRGVVAGA; from the coding sequence ATGAAAACAGACTCGTCCGCGGGTGGCAAGGCCACGGGTGCAGGGCGCCCGCGGGACCCACGCATCGACGCTGCCATACTCGCAGCCACCGCGGATCTACTTGTCGAAATCGGCTATTCGAACGTGACGATGGCGGCGGTCGCCGAGCGGGCGGGCACCACCAAAACCGCGCTCTACCGGCGATGGTCGAGCAAGGCCGAACTGGTGCACGAGGCCGCGTTTCCGGTGACCCCGACGGCGATCCAGTCACCGCCGGGTGACATCGCCGCCGACCTGCGGGCCATGATCGAGGTGACCCGCGACGTGTTCCTCAGCCCGGTCGTGCGCGCCGCACTGCCCGGGCTCATCGCCGACATGTCGGCCAACGCGGACCTCACCGGAAGGATCGGGGCGCGCTTCACCGATCTGTTCGCCGCGGTGCGGGCGCGTCTGCAGGACGCCGTCGAGCGCGGCGAGGTCCGCGAGAGTGTGGATCCCGACCGCCTGGTGAGCCTGGTCGGAGGTGCCACCCTGCTGGCGCTGCTGCAGACTCCCGACGCGCTCGCGAGTCCGTCCTGGGTGGACTCGACGACCGACATCCTGCTGCGCGGCGTGGTGGCCGGAGCGTGA